In Fluviispira sanaruensis, a genomic segment contains:
- a CDS encoding tetratricopeptide repeat protein, with translation MTNQKVDTGEQAHQQHNHDHCSHEHHTEHECENDHSHEHGKCNHHHEHGKCSHHHDHEGHSHEPKERYNRYTYTDEEIVEFSKKSTDDLIELVNSFLTEEIYGKAVPLLEIIFLRLSSDKNNTNSENIFSTKHHLALAYGIIGEHSKSIPLWKEVIKSLEKEEDTSETLEAYYNAALSAEQAKNEKEYVVFITRGLQIAKDNNFEDWEAAFEHELGIHKMDKSDFEVAEEKFNRALSIRTKMEDEEGIIITQYHLASLYEAKKEIERAKKLYEETLALTKKECIREHVEHERSLIEERLSLIKNAQLQSKLLKF, from the coding sequence ATGACAAATCAAAAAGTAGATACAGGTGAACAAGCTCATCAGCAGCACAATCATGATCATTGTAGTCATGAACATCATACAGAACATGAATGCGAAAATGATCACAGCCATGAACATGGAAAATGTAATCACCACCATGAACATGGAAAATGCAGTCACCACCATGATCACGAAGGACATTCTCACGAACCTAAAGAACGTTACAACAGATATACGTACACGGACGAAGAAATAGTCGAGTTCTCAAAAAAATCTACCGATGATTTAATTGAACTGGTAAATAGTTTTCTTACAGAAGAAATATATGGGAAAGCAGTTCCGCTCCTTGAAATTATTTTTCTAAGACTTAGCTCAGATAAAAATAATACTAATTCTGAAAACATTTTTTCCACGAAACACCATTTAGCACTTGCGTATGGAATTATCGGTGAACATAGCAAATCAATTCCACTATGGAAAGAAGTTATAAAATCCCTTGAAAAAGAAGAAGATACATCTGAAACTCTAGAAGCGTATTATAACGCTGCCCTTTCTGCAGAACAGGCTAAAAATGAAAAAGAATATGTTGTATTTATAACAAGAGGTCTGCAAATCGCAAAAGATAATAATTTTGAAGATTGGGAAGCAGCATTTGAACATGAACTTGGTATCCATAAAATGGACAAAAGTGATTTTGAAGTAGCAGAAGAAAAATTTAATCGTGCTTTATCGATTAGAACAAAGATGGAAGACGAAGAAGGAATTATTATTACTCAATATCACTTAGCGTCCCTTTATGAAGCTAAAAAAGAAATCGAGAGAGCAAAAAAACTTTATGAAGAGACATTAGCCCTAACGAAAAAAGAATGTATCCGCGAACACGTTGAACATGAAAGATCATTAATTGAAGAAAGACTTTCACTCATAAAAAATGCACAACTACAAAGTAAATTACTAAAATTCTAA
- a CDS encoding substrate-binding periplasmic protein: MNFQKNSCVIFFLSLFLCLKGYCTEITLFADPSFIGEVEESANGKLAGLGGEIIAKAFKAKNIKINLEWRPWARAYKEALDNKDKKSFIIPLTRIPEREEKFIWASKIYSAHAVFITMKKGKRIDSFLEAKNATIGVLTSSSYRAMLVRPENGLDVDKISENPIDIRNFKKLIGKRIDTWFTIDIVASYAIDILAKDENLTQKDFVIGNPVAIQEKYIGTTSETPPELISKVQDAVESFKQTQEYKKLIGLIKKTGKDSFKK, encoded by the coding sequence ATGAATTTTCAAAAAAATTCTTGTGTCATTTTCTTCCTGAGTTTATTTCTCTGTTTAAAAGGATATTGTACTGAAATTACTTTATTTGCAGACCCAAGTTTTATTGGAGAGGTGGAAGAATCAGCTAATGGCAAACTTGCCGGATTGGGAGGAGAAATAATTGCAAAAGCATTTAAAGCAAAAAATATTAAGATCAATCTTGAATGGCGACCTTGGGCAAGAGCATATAAAGAAGCTTTAGACAATAAGGATAAGAAGTCTTTTATTATTCCATTGACACGGATTCCTGAAAGAGAAGAAAAGTTTATTTGGGCTTCGAAAATATATTCAGCGCATGCTGTTTTTATAACAATGAAAAAAGGTAAAAGAATTGATTCTTTTTTGGAAGCAAAAAATGCAACGATAGGAGTCCTTACATCCTCATCATATAGAGCGATGTTAGTAAGACCTGAAAATGGGCTTGATGTTGATAAAATCAGTGAAAATCCAATAGATATTCGAAATTTTAAAAAGCTTATTGGCAAAAGAATTGATACATGGTTCACTATTGATATAGTGGCATCTTATGCAATAGATATACTTGCAAAAGATGAAAACTTAACTCAAAAAGACTTTGTTATTGGCAATCCGGTTGCTATACAAGAAAAATATATTGGGACCACATCAGAAACTCCACCAGAATTAATTAGCAAAGTGCAGGATGCAGTAGAATCTTTTAAGCAAACACAGGAGTACAAAAAACTGATTGGCCTTATTAAAAAAACAGGCAAGGACAGTTTTAAAAAGTAG
- a CDS encoding HEAT repeat domain-containing protein, with protein sequence MKILKSKIIFSFFLTLFIIGIAYYLNGKFFQRHYKLSCRLGDRKYYDVSYISTGSSDLTLFQSTKQAFKVEFKGKVKETCLEDKDESIFIQYDFKNAHTFVRNQEITQHLKDSHINTNLVLVDISKNGVINEIYFSKYIDPTISNIYREYIANSFVNFTNKENNKNEWENSIQNFAGISQYVYTILNARVTRNFVDGDGQNQSFLYDDAKNIKKYYSNDSQTFYSLAANNIPFSIRMKRYLNLFLNNKQIGFEETTFYKKLQETKNTDLASIQNKVNSLKGSEFYKTDLLAKDVEERLKEKILLQNFKYTQFTDFLRQADLEKKENYTEYFLQLKSLFSLEPKSTSDAIPYLAKLNQMSDEFSLVISALVNANNIESQQAMIQTYYLLTDKKAKMVLLANLATSESPAIETETFARSFLSINDRDIRNTAVLALGNIARNLNGKDNNRKNNVFNDLTNEVNSAQDPHAKSVALLALGNAADERALDNIKANLSAQNEDVRKSAAFALRFINRSEPDQALNNILLYDKSEAVKLSALEAIAYRNQGQEIIETQKKILRSDVSEKIRMQALKNLAQAGEKEEVKYAMTNDLSKSVRTYAENLLTRFENNL encoded by the coding sequence ATGAAGATTTTAAAATCAAAAATAATATTCTCATTCTTTCTTACACTTTTTATAATCGGCATAGCTTATTATTTAAATGGAAAATTCTTTCAAAGACACTATAAATTGAGCTGTAGACTGGGAGATAGAAAGTATTATGATGTCTCCTATATCTCAACTGGATCGAGTGACTTAACTTTATTTCAATCCACCAAACAAGCATTTAAAGTTGAATTTAAAGGAAAAGTTAAGGAAACATGTCTTGAAGATAAAGATGAGAGTATTTTTATTCAATATGATTTTAAAAATGCACATACCTTTGTAAGAAATCAAGAAATTACTCAGCATCTGAAAGACAGTCATATTAATACCAATTTAGTTCTTGTTGATATATCTAAAAATGGAGTTATCAATGAGATTTATTTTAGTAAATATATTGATCCAACTATTAGTAATATTTATAGAGAATACATAGCAAACAGCTTTGTCAATTTTACAAATAAAGAAAACAACAAAAATGAATGGGAAAACAGCATTCAAAATTTCGCGGGTATAAGCCAATACGTTTATACAATTTTAAATGCAAGAGTGACGCGCAATTTTGTTGATGGAGATGGCCAAAATCAGTCCTTTTTATATGATGATGCCAAAAATATTAAAAAATATTATAGTAATGATTCTCAAACATTTTATAGCCTAGCTGCGAATAATATTCCTTTTTCTATTCGCATGAAAAGATATTTAAATTTATTTTTAAATAATAAACAAATTGGCTTTGAAGAAACCACATTTTATAAAAAACTGCAAGAAACAAAAAATACAGATTTAGCAAGTATTCAAAATAAGGTAAATTCTTTGAAAGGATCTGAATTCTATAAAACTGACCTTTTAGCAAAAGATGTTGAAGAGAGATTAAAAGAAAAGATTCTTTTACAAAATTTTAAATATACACAATTTACAGATTTTTTACGCCAAGCTGATTTAGAAAAAAAGGAAAACTATACAGAATATTTTTTACAACTCAAATCTTTATTTAGTTTGGAACCTAAATCAACCAGCGATGCTATTCCATATCTGGCAAAATTAAATCAAATGAGCGATGAATTTTCTCTTGTTATTTCAGCTTTAGTAAATGCAAATAACATAGAAAGCCAACAAGCAATGATTCAAACTTATTACTTGCTCACAGATAAAAAGGCTAAAATGGTTCTCCTTGCGAATTTGGCAACGAGTGAAAGTCCTGCAATTGAGACAGAAACATTTGCTCGCTCCTTTTTATCCATAAATGATCGAGACATTCGCAATACGGCTGTTCTAGCTTTAGGTAACATTGCTAGAAATTTAAATGGTAAAGATAATAATCGTAAAAATAATGTCTTCAATGATCTCACAAACGAAGTAAACTCAGCGCAAGATCCGCATGCAAAAAGCGTTGCTCTCCTTGCACTTGGCAACGCAGCCGATGAAAGGGCTTTAGACAATATCAAAGCCAATCTTTCTGCACAAAATGAAGATGTACGTAAATCAGCAGCATTTGCTTTGCGCTTTATAAATCGCAGTGAACCCGATCAAGCGTTAAATAATATTCTGCTTTATGACAAATCAGAAGCGGTTAAATTGTCAGCTCTTGAAGCCATTGCCTATAGAAATCAAGGTCAGGAAATTATAGAAACGCAAAAGAAAATTCTCCGTTCTGATGTATCGGAAAAAATTAGGATGCAAGCGCTTAAAAATCTTGCCCAAGCAGGGGAAAAAGAGGAAGTGAAATATGCAATGACGAATGATCTGTCAAAATCTGTCCGCACTTATGCTGAAAATCTATTAACACGCTTTGAGAATAATCTGTAA